GCGCGATGCTCGTGACCGTTGCGAGGAAGATCGACTGGAACAGCGAGCGGATCTGGTCGGTCGAACGGACGGTCTCGAACGGCTGCGGGAAGAGCGCCCCCGCGAGCAGGATGATGGCGAACGCGACGACGAGGAGGAGTCCCGCGACGAACCACCGGTTTCCGTCGATCAGGAACCAGGTCTTGGGGCGGCTATCGCCGACCCGTTCGCGCATCGTATCCGGCGGCGGCGAAAGGTGCCCGTCAGAGTCGTTCACGGTTCGGTTTTCGATTCGAGCGTGCTATACCCTTCCTTTCGAGTCGCGAACGCTCCACCGGGGTGGGTATCAAGGGCCAGATTCATGCCCGGTCGATTCGAGAATGGACATATGACACGGAGCGAGCGAGCCGAACGTGGAGGGGGTCGGTAGCATGGAGCGCCACGACGATGTCGACCGCCGAGCGGTCCTCTCGGCTCTCGGAGCGGGCTCGCTGGCGGGGCTGGCCGGCTGTCTGGGGTCGGGGTCGGGATCGTCCTCCAAGCCGTCCTACGAGGACGGCGAGGTCCCCGACGAGATCAACGGCAGCGCGCGCAATACGAGCGAGGCGTCGGCCGCCTACAGCGCCGGCAGCACGAGTCCGCGAACCGATCTGGCCCCCCTATCGAACCTCTCGATCACCGATCACGAGTTCTCGTTCGAGGGCGGCTACACTGGATCGACGGTCCAGGGAACCGTCGAGAACGCCAGCGACGACCGAATCGACACGGCGGAGGTCCGGGTGCGGGTGTACAACGGCGACGGCCAGCAACTCGGGATGTACATCGCTTCGACCACCGACCTCGACGGCGGATCGACCTGGTCCTTTCAGGTGATCGTCCTGGATTCACCCGCCGACATCGCCGACTACGACATCGCGGTCGTCGGCCTACCGGACTGACGCTCCCGTTCCGCGCTCGACGCTTGCGAGGTCGATCCCTCCTTCGGGAAGCGAAACACCCTCGTACGGATCGTCGGCGAGCAACAGCGACCCGTCCAGATCGGCGTAATCGAGCAGCGGGGCGAGATGACACGCCGCCGCGATCGAGGCGTTCGACTCGGTCATACAGCCGAGCATCGTCTCCAAGCCATGTGCGCGTGCCGCCGCGAACATCGCGCGCGCCTCGCGCAGGCTCCCGCATTTCATCAGCTTCACGTTCGCGATGTCCGCGATCTCCGCAACCTGCGGGATATCCGAAAGCGTCACACAGGACTCGTCGGCGGCGATCGGGAGCGCCGATCGCTCGCGAACGAAGGCCATTCCCTCGGGGTTCTCGGCGGGAACCGGCTGTTCGACGAACTCGACGCCGAACTCGGCGAGCGCCTCGATCTTCCGTACCGCTTCGCGGGGCGACCACGCCTCGTTGGCGTCGACCCTGATCGTCGCCTCGGGCGCTTCGTCCCTCACGGTCTCGATGATCTCCTCGTCCCGTTCCGTCCCGAGTTTGACCTTCAGCGTCGAGTAACCGCGCTCGCACGCGGTCGCGGTCTTGCCACGCATCGACTCGACGTCGTCGATCCCGATGGTGTAGGAG
The DNA window shown above is from Halalkalicoccus subterraneus and carries:
- a CDS encoding FxLYD domain-containing protein, with the protein product MEGVGSMERHDDVDRRAVLSALGAGSLAGLAGCLGSGSGSSSKPSYEDGEVPDEINGSARNTSEASAAYSAGSTSPRTDLAPLSNLSITDHEFSFEGGYTGSTVQGTVENASDDRIDTAEVRVRVYNGDGQQLGMYIASTTDLDGGSTWSFQVIVLDSPADIADYDIAVVGLPD
- a CDS encoding dipeptide epimerase, translating into MSLETGFERVILPLEFPFTISRGTTEETENVIVRVSDGRDEGIGGAAPSAHYGETVDTVEAVLPTLLETVEGVGDPHQLERIERRMRERVNLNPAARCAVSIALHDLVAKRLGLPLYRCWGLDPEDLPETSYTIGIDDVESMRGKTATACERGYSTLKVKLGTERDEEIIETVRDEAPEATIRVDANEAWSPREAVRKIEALAEFGVEFVEQPVPAENPEGMAFVRERSALPIAADESCVTLSDIPQVAEIADIANVKLMKCGSLREARAMFAAARAHGLETMLGCMTESNASIAAACHLAPLLDYADLDGSLLLADDPYEGVSLPEGGIDLASVERGTGASVR